The proteins below come from a single Thunnus thynnus chromosome 10, fThuThy2.1, whole genome shotgun sequence genomic window:
- the cpvl gene encoding probable serine carboxypeptidase CPVL, with protein METAVNTRLWRETLGLLLLWACLNSAHSRSCSSFFCRKSHRVSGLNGVDPGSPLFLTPYVEKGAVDEARKLSLVGDLPGANVKSYSGYLTVNKKYNSNLFFWFFPAVMPAQQKAPVLLWLQGGPGGTSMFGLFVEHGPYVVYKNMTVGLRDYAWTTRYSVLYIDNPVGTGFSFTDDDKGFAQNQDDVGRDLYSALTQFFQIFPEYQSNEFYATGESYAGKYVPAISYYIHKNNPTAKVKINFKGMAIGDGLCDPELMLGGYGEFMYQTGMIDELQREYVVQQTDYGVKLIQQEKWVEAFQVFDSLLNGDVAPYPSFFQNATGCTNYFNYMTCQEPEDQEYFSQFVTLPAVRRAIHVGNLTFHDGSEVEKHLLQDVMKSIKPWLGVLMDNYRVLIYSGQLDVIVAAPLTERFLPTVNWSGAADYKQAPRFHWKVQPSDTEVAGYVRQVQEFYQVIIRGGGHILPYDQPARSFDMIDRFLSTKGWI; from the exons ATGGAGACGGCGGTGAACACGAG GCTGTGGAGGGAAACACTGGGTCTCCTGTTACTGTGGGCCTGTCTGAACTCTGCACACTCGAGGAGCTGCTCGTCGTTTTTCTGCCGAAAATCTCACCGTGTCAGCGGCCTCAATGGAGTCGACCCCGggtctcctctctttctcactcctTACGTGGAGAAGGGCGCCGTAGACGAAG CCAGGAAACTCAGTTTGGTAGGAGATCTGCCAGGTGCCAATGTCAAGAGTTATTCTGGGTATCTCACTGTCAACAAGAAATACAACAGCAACCTCTTCTTTTGGTTCTTCCCTGCAGTGATG CCAGCCCAACAGAAAGCTCCAGTCCTGCTGTGGCTGCAAGGCGGGCCTGGTGGCACCTCCATGTTCGGCCTCTTTGTGGAACATGGACCGTATGTGGTTTATAAGAACATGACAG tCGGTTTGAGGGATTACGCTTGGACAACCAGATATTCCGTTTTGTACATTGACAATCCG gtTGGAACAGGTTTCAGCTTCACTGATGATGACAAAGGTTTTGCTCAGAACCAGGATGACGTTGGCAGAGATCTGTACAG TGCTTTAACACAATTCTTCCAAATCTTCCCTGAGTATCAGTCCAATGAGTTCTATGCAACTGGAGAg tCTTATGCAGGGAAATATGTTCCTGCCATTTCTTACTACATCCACAAAAACAACCCCACTGCTAAGGTGAAAATCAACTTTAAGGGAATGGCCATAGGCGATGGGCTCTGTGATCCAGAATTG ATGCTGGGTGGTTACGGTGAGTTCATGTACCAAACAGGCATGATAGATGAACTCCAAAGAGAGTATGTTGTCCAGCAGACAGACTATGGGGTGAAGCTCATCCAGCAGGAGAAGTGGGTGGAGGCTTTTCAG GTTTTCGATAGCTTGCTGAATGGTGATGTGGCACCATATCCCTCCTTCTTCCAAAATGCTACAGGTTGTACCAACTACTTCAACTACATGACATGCCAG GAGCCTGAAGACCAGGAGTACTTCTCCCAGTTTGTGACTCTGCCGGCGGTGCGACGCGCCATCCATGTGGGCAACCTGACGTTCCATGACGGCTCGGAGGTGGAGAAGCACCTCCTGCAGGATGTCATGAAGAGCATCAAACCTTGGCTGGGTGTGCTGATGGACAACTATAGG GTCTTAATCTACAGTGGTCAGCTGGATGTAATTGTAGCTGCTCCTTTGACTGAGAGGTTCCTGCCTACTGTCAACTGGAGCGGGGCTGCTGATTACAAACAAGCCCCTCGCTTCCACTGGAAGGTTCAGCCCAGCGACACAGAGGTGGCAGGATATGTAAGACAAGTGCAGGAGTTTTACCAG GTCATCATCCGAGGAGGGGGACACATTCTGCCTTACGACCAACCAGCGAGGTCCTTTGATATGATCGACAGATTTCTCTCAACAAAGGGCTGGATATGA
- the chn2 gene encoding beta-chimaerin, with protein MAASSNSSLSGSSVSSDPEDYQPPIWKSYLYQLQQEAPRPKRITCPQEMESRPKYYGREFHGVISREYADELLGGAEGSYLIRESQRQPGSHTLALRFGHQTLNYRLFYDGKHFVGEKRFESVHDLVTDALITLYIETKAAEYIAKMTTNPIYEHLGYTSLLKDKMVHRLSRGRTEPRRVTFQRDERISSPLVRRSALKDTQEKQCSYEKIHNFKVHTFRGPHWCEYCANFMWGLIAQGVRCSDCGLNVHKQCSKLVPSDCQPDLRRIKKVFSCDLTTLVKAHNTTRPMVVDMCIREIELRGMKSEGLYRVSGFSEHIEDVRLAFDRDGEKADISASAYADINIIAGALKLYLRDLPIPVITFDLYSKFIQAAKLPNAESRLEGIHEGLLQLPPAHYETLRYLMAHLKRVTMFEKDNLMNAENLGIVFGPTLMQPPEQNALATLNDMRQQKLVVQLMIEHEDVLF; from the exons ATGGCAGCATCCAGTAACTCAAGCCTCTCAGGTTCATCTGTGTCCTCTG acCCTGAGGATTACCAGCCGCCCATATGGAAGTCCTACT TGTACCAGCTACAGCAGGAAGCCCCGAGACCAAAGAGGATCACATGTCCTCAGGAG ATGGAGAGCAGACCCAAATACTATGGCAGAGA ATTTCATGGCGTGATCTCTCGAGAATATGCAGATGAGCTGCTTGGGGGAGCAGAGGGTTCATACCTCATCAGGGAGAGCCAAAGACAGCCAGGGTCTCACACCTTGGCCTTAAG ATTTGGACACCAGACCCTCAACTACAGACTGTTCTATGATGGGAAGCACTTTGTCGGGGAGAAGAGGTTCGAGTCGGTCCATGACCTCGTAACAGACGCCCTCATCACTCTCTACATCGAGACCAAGGCTGCAGAGTACATCGCCAAAATGACCACAAACCCTATCTACGAACACCTCGGCTACACCTCACTGCTCAAGGACAAGATGGTGCACAGGTTGAGCCGCGGACGCACAGAACCGCGCAGGGTCACCTTCCAGAGGGATGAAAGG ATTTCCTCACCTCTGGTGCGGCGGAGTGCCTTGAAAGACACACAGGAGAAGCAGTGCTCCTATGAGAAGATCCACAACTTTAAG GTACATACCTTTCGAGGGCCGCACTGGTGCGAGTACTGTGCCAACTTCATGTGGGGCCTCATCGCCCAGGGTGTCCGCTGCTCAG ATTGTGGGCTGAATGTACACAAACAGTGCTCCAAACTGGTTCCCAGTGACTGCCAGCCGGACCTGCGCAGGATAAAGAAAGTGTTTAGCTGTGACCTCACCACGCTTGTCAAGGCTCATAACACGACTAGACCCATGGTGGTGGACATGTGTATTCGAGAGATAGAGCTCAGAG gtATGAAATCTGAAGGTCTCTACCGGGTGTCTGGCTTCTCAGAGCACATAGAGGACGTGAGGCTTGCCTTTGACCGAG ATGGTGAAAAGGCTGACATCAGTGCCAGTGCCTATGCAGACATCAACATCATCGCTGGTGCTTTGAAGCTCTACTTAAGAGACCTTCCCATTCCAGTCATTACGTTTGACTTGTACTCCAAATTTATTCAAGCCGCAA AACTTCCAAATGCTGAATCCAGACTTGAGGGCATCCACGAGGGTTTGCTGCAGCTTCCCCCAGCTCACTATGAGACATTACGTTACCTGATGGCTCACCTCAAGAG GGTGACAATGTTCGAAAAGGACAATTTAATGAATGCTGAGAACCTGGGGATCGTCTTTGGTCCAACACTTATGCAGCCACCAGAGCAGAATGCCTTGGCAACCCTGAATGACATGAGGCAGCAGAAACTAGTGGTGCAGCTTATGATAGAGCATGAAGATGTCTTATTCTAA